A single genomic interval of Malania oleifera isolate guangnan ecotype guangnan chromosome 11, ASM2987363v1, whole genome shotgun sequence harbors:
- the LOC131168616 gene encoding putative lipid-transfer protein DIR1, which yields MEAFLRHHRKAIVAALAVLLVGMASLDTSTVRVEAQTPSLCNVSVEDLKTCKPFVTVRSPNRSPVAKPSGPCCAALAKANVPCLCSYGNSTLLPTLGIDPKRAMQLPRRCGLKAHC from the coding sequence ATGGAGGCATTTCTTCGTCATCATCGGAAGGCGATAGTGGCAGCGCTAGCTGTGCTTCTGGTTGGCATGGCCAGCCTTGACACGAGCACAGTTAGGGTGGAAGCCCAAACGCCGAGCCTGTGCAACGTGTCGGTGGAAGATCTAAAGACGTGCAAGCCATTCGTGACGGTAAGGAGTCCAAACCGCAGTCCTGTGGCGAAGCCATCGGGGCCATGCTGCGCCGCACTCGCCAAAGCCAACGTACCATGCCTCTGCTCCTATGGCAATTCCACCCTGCTGCCTACCCTCGGCATTGATCCCAAACGGGCCATGCAGCTCCCCCGTCGGTGCGGCCTAAAAGCCCATTGCTAG
- the LOC131167431 gene encoding peroxidase 21-like, which produces ILLKVLCIFHIGESELQLNYYSSSCPRAEEIVKQEVTKLFQQRKNTAISWLRYLFHDCMVKSCDGSFLLTKSEGVEAEVDSPRSFGITDFRYFNQIKEAVEKECPSTVSCADTLALTAREAIVLLGGPRVDMRTGRRDALQSYAKETVDYIPNHNDPISLVFSRFQNIGIDAERTIALLGAHSVGRVHCMNIVHRLYPTVDPTLAPEHAEYLKRRCPEPDPSPKAVEYAKNDLETPFVIDNNYHKNVLNHKALLEIDQQLASDPTALPFVEKMAADNGYFHEQFARAIFLLSENNPLQGDAGEIRKDCRHVNKIL; this is translated from the exons ATATTATTGAAAGTTCTCTGtatttttc ATATAGGTGAAAGTGAGCTGCAGTTAAATTATTACTCAAGCAGTTGTCCTAGAGCCGAGGAAATAGTCAAACAAGAAGTCACAAAACTCTTCCAACAACGTAAGAACACTGCTATTTCTTGGCTTAGATATCTCTTCCACGACTGCATGGTTAAG TCGTGTGACGGGTCATTCTTGTTGACGAAGAGTGAGGGAGTGGAAGCAGAGGTGGATTCCCCGAGGAGCTTTGGCATAACAGATTTCAGGTATTTTAATCAAATCAAAGAAGCCGTAGAGAAGGAATGCCCATCCACTGTGTCTTGCGCTGATACTCTTGCCCTTACTGCTAGAGAAGCTATTGTCTTg TTAGGAGGACCACGCGTGGACATGAGAACGGGACGAAGGGATGCCTTGCAAAGTTATGCGAAAGAGACTGTAGACTATATACCAAATCACAACGACCCCATTTCCTTGGTGTTCTCCCGCTTTCAGAATATTGGCATTGATGCTGAAAGAACTATTGCCCTTTTAG GAGCTCACTCTGTTGGTCGAGTTCACTGTATGAACATAGTACACAGGCTCTACCCAACAGTGGATCCAACGTTGGCTCCAGAACATGCTGAATACCTTAAACGCCGGTGCCCGGAACCGGACCCAAGTCCGAAGGCAGTGGAGTATGCAAAGAATGATCTTGAAACGCCATTTGTCATTGATAACAATTATCACAAGAATGTCTTAAACCACAAGGCACTACTAGAGATAGATCAACAATTGGCTTCAGATCCAACCGCGCTTCCCTTCGTGGAGAAGATGGCTGCAGATAATGGTTATTTCCATGAGCAATTTGCAAGAGCCATTTTCCTATTATCAGAGAATAATCCACTTCAAGGTGATGCAGGAGAGATCAGAAAGGATTGCCGCCACGTCAACAAAATATTGTAA